From the genome of Candidatus Methylomirabilis limnetica, one region includes:
- a CDS encoding DUF262 domain-containing protein — translation MTPLRYEYGHMTIQQLVNHFEKGQLNLEPGFQRNSVWSLSDRAALMESIFLNYPMPSVFLYKRQDVDGDLVYDVIDGKQRLESIFMFMGLGHFRRERFSAWTKLSPKDEEADWYDWAKVRRKDGEYAFSSYRIQTVEVSGELSDIIDVFVRINSTGKKLTSAEKRHAKYYNSQFLKVAGKLADRFGTYYRKHRILSRGAISRMKHVELTCELIASIARGGPLNKKKALDEVIGGQAIEGAKLKKCAKEFIRIANLVGKMFPRLREARFANAVDYYSLFLLVW, via the coding sequence ATGACGCCGCTTCGATATGAATACGGTCACATGACTATCCAGCAGCTTGTCAACCACTTCGAGAAGGGCCAGCTCAATCTGGAGCCGGGTTTCCAGCGTAACTCCGTCTGGTCGCTCAGTGACCGCGCCGCCTTAATGGAGTCCATTTTCCTCAACTACCCGATGCCGTCAGTGTTTCTTTACAAGCGGCAGGATGTCGATGGCGACCTCGTCTACGATGTAATCGATGGGAAGCAGCGGCTGGAATCCATTTTCATGTTCATGGGACTGGGGCACTTCCGCCGTGAGCGGTTCTCTGCCTGGACCAAGCTGTCGCCGAAGGACGAAGAGGCCGATTGGTATGACTGGGCGAAGGTCCGTCGCAAGGACGGCGAGTATGCCTTCTCATCGTACCGAATTCAGACTGTGGAAGTTTCCGGAGAACTCTCGGACATCATCGACGTGTTCGTTCGCATCAACTCTACCGGCAAAAAGCTGACTTCGGCAGAAAAGCGGCATGCCAAATACTACAACAGCCAATTCCTGAAGGTTGCGGGCAAGCTTGCCGACCGCTTCGGGACCTACTACCGGAAACACCGCATCCTGTCGCGGGGTGCTATCAGTCGGATGAAGCACGTCGAGTTGACCTGCGAGCTGATTGCCTCAATTGCAAGAGGCGGCCCACTGAACAAGAAGAAGGCCCTGGACGAAGTGATCGGCGGCCAAGCCATCGAAGGCGCGAAGCTCAAGAAGTGCGCCAAGGAGTTCATTCGCATCGCCAACCTGGTTGGAAAAATGTTCCCACGGTTGCGCGAGGCGCGCTTCGCCAATGCCGTGGACTACTACAGTCTGTTCTTGCTTGTCTGGTAG
- a CDS encoding HNH endonuclease, which produces MTVQGDTDSQATRERRSQLLRSLLSGLFEKKDERRGFSPEQRRLIWHSDGTKRCSYPGCGVKLDWTNFTIDHIKPFAKGGKTTSKNAVLMCKRHNSMKGAR; this is translated from the coding sequence ATGACGGTCCAAGGCGACACCGACAGTCAGGCCACGCGGGAGCGGCGTTCTCAACTCCTGCGCAGCTTGCTCTCAGGGTTGTTTGAGAAAAAGGACGAGCGGAGGGGTTTTTCCCCGGAGCAGCGTCGGTTAATTTGGCATTCGGACGGCACCAAGCGGTGTTCGTATCCAGGATGTGGCGTGAAGCTGGACTGGACCAACTTCACTATCGACCACATCAAGCCGTTTGCCAAGGGTGGTAAGACGACTTCGAAAAACGCGGTCCTCATGTGCAAGCGGCACAACAGCATGAAGGGCGCGCGGTGA
- a CDS encoding P-loop ATPase, Sll1717 family has protein sequence MHKHKVAANLLQVLDLGSSIAEQDTLLETARVETSSFTDLLADKVDLVPGTKGSGKTALFRIFVDFLPQHLLQYRKVVIAHGVQKHGDNIFHAFKEQFEELSEDDFVSFWCIYLTSLAHEQFIKGEIYQPYLQSAEAEIERFRRACEHARIPDIRAKKSLREIMAWTLNVLQAWAPRLRYKLPNEAGEVTLDLFGNPTTPHTTKQPGDQPDVPRFVAEIKETLEAVLHKCDLAIWLMIDRLDEVFPRRSELETRALRGLLRAMRLFTSQAIRVKVFLRDDMLEHVVMTDDGFTALTHLTARQADTLRWSPDQILTMLVKRLFADEGLRAYLGVDKARIEASQDYRLACYNMVFPPTVHSGVNQSPTLRWMYNHTMDGKGVVTPRDIIDLVTRAKQMQQDTFNTNPEGESSWLIGPQALLYGLVELSKRRRDTYLKAEFPHLWPNIEKFQGGKSEYSAGALQKLLGKSWRGAAVALVSVGFLRKRDRAGEPTFWVPYLYRKGMELTQGKSD, from the coding sequence ATGCACAAACACAAGGTGGCTGCTAACCTGCTTCAAGTCCTCGATCTTGGGTCATCCATCGCAGAACAGGACACGCTGCTGGAAACTGCGCGCGTGGAAACATCGTCGTTTACGGACCTCCTAGCGGACAAGGTTGACTTGGTTCCTGGCACAAAAGGATCGGGGAAGACCGCGCTCTTCAGGATATTCGTCGATTTCCTGCCTCAGCACCTTCTTCAGTACCGAAAAGTCGTGATTGCCCACGGTGTGCAGAAGCACGGTGACAACATCTTTCATGCTTTCAAGGAACAGTTTGAGGAACTCTCTGAGGACGACTTTGTCAGTTTCTGGTGCATCTATCTCACCTCCCTCGCGCATGAACAGTTTATCAAGGGCGAAATCTACCAACCTTACTTGCAGAGCGCGGAGGCCGAAATTGAGCGGTTCCGGCGGGCGTGCGAACACGCCCGTATCCCTGATATCCGCGCCAAGAAATCGCTGCGTGAGATTATGGCGTGGACTCTGAACGTCCTACAGGCATGGGCGCCGAGGCTTCGCTACAAACTTCCTAATGAGGCAGGCGAGGTCACACTTGACTTGTTTGGGAACCCGACAACTCCACACACCACGAAGCAGCCCGGCGACCAGCCCGATGTGCCCCGCTTCGTCGCTGAAATCAAGGAGACACTCGAGGCTGTGCTCCACAAGTGTGACTTGGCCATCTGGCTCATGATCGATCGTCTTGATGAGGTTTTCCCGAGAAGATCGGAACTTGAGACGAGAGCACTCCGCGGCCTGTTACGGGCAATGCGGCTTTTCACATCCCAAGCGATCAGGGTCAAGGTGTTCTTGCGGGATGACATGCTTGAACATGTCGTCATGACGGACGACGGCTTCACCGCACTGACGCACCTCACGGCACGTCAGGCTGACACCCTGCGTTGGTCGCCAGACCAGATTCTGACCATGTTGGTCAAACGCCTATTCGCAGACGAAGGCTTGCGTGCATATCTAGGCGTTGACAAGGCCCGCATCGAGGCGAGCCAAGACTACCGGCTTGCCTGCTACAATATGGTTTTCCCTCCCACCGTACACAGCGGGGTAAACCAGAGCCCGACACTTCGGTGGATGTACAACCACACGATGGATGGAAAGGGGGTTGTCACGCCGAGAGACATCATCGACTTGGTCACACGCGCCAAACAGATGCAGCAAGATACCTTCAATACCAACCCCGAAGGCGAATCTTCCTGGCTGATCGGTCCGCAGGCGCTGTTGTATGGGCTGGTCGAACTCTCCAAGAGGCGAAGAGACACGTACCTCAAGGCGGAGTTCCCGCACTTGTGGCCGAATATTGAGAAGTTCCAAGGCGGTAAGTCGGAGTACTCCGCTGGCGCACTTCAGAAACTACTCGGC